The nucleotide window CATATTCTTCTGCGCCATCGACATGGTACGGGATGACTGGCCCATCATGTGCGTCATGCGATTCATTGAGTTATTGGCTTGGATCTGGGCGGCAGAGAGCTCGGCCATATCCGCCATCTGGTCCATCTGCTGAGCCAAAGCCTGCTTGGAAAGGAGCATCTTGGCCTTCTGGTATGCCTTTGCTGTTTCGCCCTTTTTGAGCAGCTGAATGAATCCGCCATCAGTGTCCGACTAGGCTACACGCCGACCGTGCTGTTGATCCAACGTTTGATTACTCACGTCCTGAATCTGCTTCTTCAGTATTGGGTCCTGTTTGGCAGCCTTTTGTGCTTCGCGTCGGGCCTGCTTGGCTTGGAACTTGATGCGTATCAGCGTCTAATCATTGACGACGAGCCGGCCGGAGTAGGGTCGgaggcgcgcgcgcgcacaaATGACTTCCACATGACAGTGACGAACTCGTTCGACATACCCTAGCCTGAAACTCAACTTGCATGTCTCGGGCAAGGGCTCGATTAGACATGGTGGGTGACTGATTGAATACTTCTTGGGACTTGGTTTCTGGGTGGGCGAAGTATTCGGCGATAAGTGTCACAAGACGATGGATGCGTCTCGGGTATTGGTGAGTAGTATTAGTTTATCGAGATAATCGCAGCGGTTAGGAAGGTGCGACGGTTAAGGCAGTATGGCGATGTCTGGAGGAGACAGTCACTAGGCTCTCAGGTGACGGTTCAGTCGTCAGAAGGGGACCACCCATTTGCTGTGGAGCCAGACTGGAGCACCGCCACAAGATAATGTAATTTAGTGCCACAGTCTGTGTAGATGCTATTCCAGCCACATGGCTGTTGCCCAGAAAGCTGCCGAGCCAATAGATCTCCGCTTGGGCCTTTCATGTGCCGAAGTCAATGATGCGTTCAGGCAACTCGCTCATGACGGTAAACACTGCGGCCAACCAATTACTGTTGGTTAACGAGACTGCTATATGACAGACCGATGTTGTGTTGTTGGGTTTCCCGGCATTCTGACTTTCAACACACAATTTTCGACTGAACCTGGTGAGGAACAAAAGGCTTACAAATCTCGACAATGTCACCGCGAGCGAAGATGAATGTGCAAACCTTTCCCCGGCCGCCCTTGTTGGAGAAAATCTCGCGCCATTTGCAAATTGTATGGAACGACCAAGTGATTGCAGATACTCAAAATGCCTATAGGGTGCTGGAAACGCATCATCCGCCTAGTTCGTCACCCCAACCATGTTTTGGACAGGTAGAAGGGTCGCGAGGTGCTTTTTGTCTAACACCATCAACAGCATATTACCTACCACCGGATTCAATCAAAATCCCGCTGACCCCGACGCGTCGGAGCACGTATTGCGAGTGGAAAGGTGTCGCAACATACTACTCCACTACGGCCCCAGGGTCGTCATCTACCGGGGAGTCAGTTGATGTGTCAAACCGCATCTGGTCCTACGAGTCTCCCACGGCGGACTTTGAAGCGATCGCGGGTTATTTTTCGTTCTATGCTGGTCCGTGGAACTGCTTTGTTGATGGCGAGGCTGTCCAGCCGCAGCCCGGCGATTTCTATGGCGGCTGGGTGACGTCGGAGGTCGAAGGCATTGTCAAAGGGGCTCAGGGTAACTGGGATCCTGTTGTGTGAAAGATAATTGGTGTCTGGGtcagacaagacaagactTTGAGCAATTGCCGAGGTGCGGCGGGTGCAAGAACTGGCGTTGAAAGACGTTATTTGAAACCACTGACAGAAGTAAACTTGTACTGTACTATAGGGACGCAAGTCCAAgtcgccctcatcgccatACTATGTTCAGAACAGGCTCCGTTCTTGTTCAGAAACCTACAAGGTAGATAGATGGTTTGGCAATGCACATTACCGAGTGACTGGTTCCTTGGTCGAGTGAGGTTTTTATTCCATGTGTAATTACTGTTGGGTCCATGATGGGCAGCGCAGTGCGCATTGCTGACATTGTCCGTTGCATGATGCAAGCCGCGAATGCAACTTTACGGTTAGGGGCAACTGTTCGCGGCAGGCTCGATTTGGCCAGGCATCGGAAAACAAGCGAGTCGGCAATCGTAGCGACGTCTTTGGGGGAACATAGCCGGCAGCCTCCGCCCGCCCATTACCGCAGCGCCAGGCCGGGAACCATATCGTTTCGCCGTTGTCTGCATTTGGTCGGAACGGGGCACGCCCTCCGTGTTGCGCGGTCGCCTTTCTCCCGCGTCCCCGTCACGGACCGGCAGAGATGCCAGGGATTGACGACGATGGGAGCAGTGGTGGTGTGTTGATTGTCACGAAACAAACACATCTCCACAATGTGTGGCAGCAATGTATCGCAAAAATCAAACCGCGTAATGGGAGAGGGGGATCGCTGGCTGGATTAGATGCGTTGCTGTTGCCAGTGACGGAGTACAAATACTGCCTCAGTTGGCGACACTTTACAGTTCCGGGTTTCGTATTGAAAAGGATCAACGGGCACTTGCGCGAGAGATGATCCGTAACGGTGGAGAAATGGTTCAATGGTGTGAATGGCCGACGCCTGTGCCTCTTCATTCAACTCAAACCGGGTAATGATCCCGGCCAGTCCCTCAAGTGCCTTTTTGCGAGTTCTAGCAGCACGCAACGTCTGTAATTCAACGGGATGATGTGGTgagccgacgaggccgagccaCAATTTTAGTGTGGTGTGGAAAtagggggcggcggcggataTGGATGCTCCGCTCTCTACGATGTAGGTACCGAccatacctacctaggtaggtagcttAGGTGGGTAGTTAACGAATACTACACTAAATATGGCAGGCCCACCCGCAGGCCCCCCTTCCTCGTCCGTTATCGCTCACGCTGACATAACCTGCCTTGAGCGCCCACCATGGTTCTTCCTATCCTGTCTGCCTGCCTACAGTCGCGGAACCACCACTAATCGGGGTGTTCTGGACGGCGCACGACAACTCGTTCCATTTCTTGCAAAAGTCAGCGATGGCGAACAAGTCTATCCTAGAGCTTCCAGTGTCAAAAGTACGTGAAACGTCTCTTTCTAGCAACTACGCATCTAGGGGTATAGAGACGGCGACTTATGCGATCAAAGTTTGCCCGGCTGCCGCATCATGTTTGGGTGAAGCTCGTGTACATCGTAGATCGCTCCAGAGGGTCTCAAAAAGGCACGCAAGGGGGGCCTCATGCCACAAAGGCAGGCagtcgacgaggtcatctTAGCATTCGACGAGACGCGCCGGACGCTAATCAGTTGTCACCTTTCGACGCCTCGGAGTCTATCTCAATGTGTAATGATCGCCATTGttggtccccccccctcttgtCAAGACATCTATCGATCGGACAAGCCGGCCAAACTCGAGGTCGTTTACACTTTTGGGGTCCCATACTTGCCACAGTACGAGTCGTGTTCTGGGTTCCTCTGCAGGCTAGTGCTACGGATCTGCGTAATCCAACAGCAATGCCACTTGGACCCTCTCGGGAAGTTATGGATTACGATTGTCAACGGTGTCACGGTTCATGCTCATTGACAATGGCTGCGACCTACGGAGGATGTTGGCGTGCCTGGGGTGTGAGATTCACTGAACAATCAAGACGTGAGGCACGATGCGACCTCTACAGTCCCTTGCCGGGCAAGAAGCTGCCGGTGAGATTGTTCGCGATCAGTGATGACAATGCCGGGCCCAAACAACTGGAACGATGGACGACGGCAGGGTGACTCGCCATATTCCGCGTCGGACTCGGTGATACGGTGAGGTTCCTCTCAACAACGCCATCAATGCTGATTCGTGGTCATGCAGTATTTCAGACACACGGCGAGTAGTGAACACGCATGAATGCTATACGTCGCCCCCTTGATTCCTTCACGCGTTGCAGACGGACGAGACCGAAAGGTGGCTGCGATTCCTAGCGTGATACGCGATTCGCCGAAATAAGGTTTGCGTGTTCCTCGTTGCCCACAACCATGATACATACTAAGGCCCCGAGAAGCGTCGATATGAGTGTCAGACAGTTGCCATGTGTGGCACCGCTCCCTTCCCGCCAGAACAAGAAGCTCCGAATGGACCGCCACGACATGTGCTGGTGG belongs to Colletotrichum higginsianum IMI 349063 chromosome 5, whole genome shotgun sequence and includes:
- a CDS encoding Snf7 family protein, whose protein sequence is MSNRALARDMQVEFQARTLIRIKFQAKQARREAQKAAKQDPILKKQIQDSDTDGGFIQLLKKGETAKAYQKAKMLLSKQALAQQMDQMADMAELSAAQIQANNSMNRMTHMMGQSSRTMSMAQKNMNPEKTLVTLEQFKQQNEEYAVSNGIYQDAISQSTSAQVSEDAVHELLGKLADDAGVQLNAELNSATPAKEELVSNEPTAEEEDALQQRLRALRA